Genomic window (Amaranthus tricolor cultivar Red isolate AtriRed21 chromosome 7, ASM2621246v1, whole genome shotgun sequence):
TAGCTCAGAAAATAATGGCTTGTTGTCTTCAAAATTCTCTGATACAGTTGTATCATCCCATGAGTTCATAGGGAACGGATAGTTTCTATCATTGTTGCTAGAATTGCTGAATATTCTTTCTGATCCAACATCTGGGTTTTGATTCAATAGCTCTGAAGTAGAAGAAGGAAGCCCAGATGAGAAATTCATTTGAGTACTTCCTCCATAGTTTCCCGTCCCTCCCATTACTCCAAAACCTGCCATATGCTACACATCCTTAAAACTTCAAATGCCTTAACaacaaaacaacaacaataccaGTACCAAAATCGTAGAGCTCACACGATTGGTCTCTATTACATGGACCAATATGAAAgcaaaagtttaaaaatatcaaggaatcaactcaatcaaaagcttaagcccATGGTTGAAGCCCCGTCCTTTCACACTCCATATTCTAACACGCTCCTCATACAGAAGCCTTTTGCGCGGAAAGTGTTAACGCGGCATAGACCCTCCTTATATGTAGCTCTGATACATATTAAAGAAACAATTGAATTAAAATCTTAAACTGATAGTCAAGGccatagatatattatatattctaaaacaacataaaaacaaaaaatcctAAATTATAGAGTATATATCATAATAATATTACGAGACTACTattattagcttaagctttCAAGCGAGTTAACTTATAATATGATATCAATAGCCAAAGAGCTTTTGTGTGAGTCATTAAGGTATATAACATGTCTTTGCGGCCACAACCACCAACATAACTTTTTTGTTGAGTCGGTCTATAATCCGAAGAATTTCCTCAGATCTGAATGAAAAGATGTCAACTTTTGCAATTCTGTGACTATAACACATGATTAGAGAGAACAATAAAGTACCTTCAATATTCAAGTTAGAGAAAAACCCAGCAGGGGAGCTATTAAAACGAGCAAGACTTGgactattattagtattaaccCCACCACCAAAACCAGTTTTCATCTGGGGAATAGACTGTATCCCCATCGAACTTTTCACACCAGAATTACGTTGATTCGCCAACGGTGGCTTCGATTGACTATGATACATCATGGGTTGTTGTGTAATATCACTTTCTTGCTTTATTTTCACGGTAAAATCCGTTTGCACTGCAGAATTTTCCGGTATATTACATAGTTTTTGCGACGAATTGGTATTTTCTGCACCAATACTAGACATGAACCGAGCAAAAATGGTCTCTGTTTCAGGACTTAACGGTGTAGCATTCGAAAAATCTCGTCTTTGATCAGTAGAAGTGATTGAATCAGAAGAACCATCAAGAAAAGATGAGAAATATGAGCTTGGTGCTGATCGGAATCGAGTTAGACCAGTTGATTGTTGTTTCTGATGAGGGAAATCTTGAAAATGGTGTTGGTATTGGTGTTGCTGAAAATCTGAATCCATTTTTTTGAGATATTTTGATGAAAATCTGTTTTTGCAGTATTTAGTGGTGTTTTGTGTGTTTTTGAGATGTGCTGATGATTATTGACTGTGTTGAAGAGGCAAGGGGTaagggtttagagtttagatAGTGGTAGTTGATCTAGAGAGAGATTATGGTTGCGACAGAAACCAttttttgtttccttttttaACTTCTTTGTGTCTCCTCCTGTGCTCTCTATGTGATGTTCTCGTAATGAAATTTAGGagaattattacaaaaattgtCTTAAATATTGTcacatattttctattttctgtaaataattttaacttttgattatttttaaaataagaaaaaattatcacaattattacaattttttttttgcttattttcatACTTTAATACTAAGTTTAATTAACCACAAATAATAAGTACTAAGTACCACTTTAAGAGGATGTTTCTTTAGAAAAACGCTAACATATTAACAATCAAGTTAaaggagattatatgacaaaaaaatgttgaattaGTTAATAAAGTAAAGTTGTTATTGAAGAAAAAACCTCTCgtgttattcatggttaattaaaagttggtattattgtagagaaACTAAGAACGACTGTtttattcatggtaatttttcttttaaatatccaacatttgtatattttttgctgACAGAACTTTTTGCCACATTTAACCGGTTGGATGAGTTGGGTTAGAGCAACTAAGAAGCACAAAGAGGAAGAAATTAGTGTAACAGATGGTAGGTACTTACAGTAACAAGTTAAAATATGATAAAGGGTGTTGTCAGcaaaatatgtaattatttagaaataatcaatagttggaATTTTTCACAGCAAATGAATAATAAGTGGAATTATTCAagacaatttttccttaaaaagttGAATATCTTTAATGGTAAATATATTACTCCTACTTTAATGAATTGTGATGTTAATAGAAAAAGGTGCATAtcattaacattaaaaaaatataaaattatgttattggaaaaatattaaaataaagttggtaagaaaatactaaaattaagttagtgaaaaatattagaaactataaacattaaaaatattaaaatttaggtAACTAAAGTTAACAATATCCAAACAAATATAGTACataaaaaggtttttttagtgaaacaacaaataaaactgctaaaaataaaaaataaagacatTAAATAAGGTGTATAAATTAGTATGTTCTATTGTGTACTACGGGTTGTCGTTTCATATGTAAGTGTTTGTCGTTTATTATGGTTTCAAATCTATATAAGAATGAGCGTTAAGTTGATTACAACCAAATCagtaaaaatttaaactttttattttttccacaaaacatatattaaactcactaaaaaaacataatcccaCTTATAATACTCGTTTAAAATACTCACTTTCTtacttactttttatttttgtatctTCCTTAAGATTCTATAGTggagtatatattaatttattagtttagCCAATGAGaagatatataatatagatgTTCTAGTAGATTTCCAATCTAGTTAACTCGAAATACCCTCGGTGTGCTCTTGTAAATTACAGAGGGCCTTGTTGAAGTGTATGATGTGATGAGTTTTTTTTTGTCCCATTGAAAAACCCTCATTTGCATTTTGAGGCAAATTTAGTGGTTTTTTGGAAAGTGCAATAAGTAGAAGATTATGTCAAAACAAAGTGAAGCAAAGTTATTCAAATAGCTAAAAGATGAAAAATATGGTAAAATAAGAGACATGGAGTAATTTGAGATTATTATTTTGAGTTAATATTTTCTCAGTTTTGAAATACTTGCTTGAATCATCTAATTATATACTTATTTGTTATAGATTTGCCTATTAATTtgatacaaaaataattaaaataacacattataaTGCGTATAAAGTCactataacaaatataatgaaatagatGAAGTATGAATTGAGAGATGATGGATGGGTTGATGACGGTAGGTGGATATATGCTCTTGATTCTTGGCTTAATCTTGATGAACTGAGGGGATATGGCCATGTGTTCTtacttttattcttttaaatttttaatagaattggatttaaaaataaaaattcatccTTTAAAGAAAAGTAATTGAACGTGATGAAGGAAGGTTGTGGTTACCTATGATGAGTgacttaattattttaaattttattgtacTCAtggtattattatatatttgtatcAATACATATGTACTTTGGTTGGATTTGTTTAGTTGCTTTTGTCACTGTagcaattaataattaataataatcttatttgcatataatttttatgtataatataAAGTAGGAAAAACTATCTATTATAATtccatatttttattaatttctacaataaaatttcacctattgattaaccataaataatctcaattttaaggggtgtttttctagagtaaacttgaataacctgatgacctgctataatgaataatgaactaaaaacgaaaacttaaaattaatgtgaaattagagaaaaattttgaaaatttacatcaaaatttatgaatagtaaaaaaattagaaattgttttaaaaattttttaaatattattttcaacattttattttaatttatctttttctctaaaaaaaaataaaacttgccaTTTGGTCAAATTATAAAGTATTCCACAGGTGAAGTAAAACTTTATGATCAACTAAGATGTGGAAAATTTAATACAATCACTATTTTAGATGAAATTAGAGATTTTatacaaagaaaacaaaaatcagATGTATATGTGGTTTTAAggaaataaagttaaaaaaggCAGTTGGGTCAGATGGTATATTTATTGAGGTGTAGAGATGATGAGGGACGATTTAAGTAATTTGGCTAACTAATCTATTCGATAAGATTTGGAGGACAAATAAGATGTCCAACTATTGAGGAATAAaactcctaataagtcatattGTTAAGTTTTTAGAAAGAGTGATAGATATAAATATAAGGAGATGTACCTCTATATCTGAGAATCGGCTTTAATTTAAGCTAGAGagatttataatgaaaataattcatCTTATGAGACAGAAGATAGAGTATTATAAGACTAGAAAAAGAGATTTACACATAGTTTTATTGACTTATAAAGGCATATGATCATTGGTGGATGTACTAATGACCATGGGGCATGGGTAGACAAtgcattagaaaaaaaaacatatgttCCTTTTTTTGTTACATTGTATTTCCTCCATTTcactatacttgctacatttgactttttacacaattcaatatgttattttaatcatatatatactGATATTTgcacattttaaattataaaaatttaattttatgaaagtttgtgattagacgattcaaataagatcttacttgcatatattttttcttacatataagccgtaatatataaaataagcttgaacgatgaataatgccAATAACagtaatgtagcaagtattttaaaatggaGAAAGCATTTCACTATGTTAAACTTTGATCtcgttgtaacttgtaagtcgTAGTGGATGACATAtatcacccttttcattttataatgGCAGTGAGCCAGTGATATGAGATTATTATTGCGATATTTTACTTACAGGTTAATTTggagtaatgaaaattttttgggttgttcattttacaaataaaattctgccgaaatttttttaatttacttcaAAATGTTAGTGCTACCCATAATTTCTAGTTTTGGATCCGTCATTACATACGACAAGATatcaaaataagtacttaggTGACAAAGAAGGGTATTCCCATGAAGTATATAAATTTAGTGCATGATATAAATCAAGAAGTAAAAATGAATATTATAACATGTGTAGAAGCAACAAAGGATTTTTCAATCACAATTGTCAATTGGCCTTCATCAAGACTCGGCCTTAAGCTCTTTTCTTTTGGCAGCGTTTCTAGATGAGACAACTTGGTCGATACAAGAAGACGTGTGTTAGTGTATGTTGTTTGTTGATGACGTTATTTTGGTAGATGATCAACATTTTATATATTCAACAATTAACAACAcataaaagtaaatacaaaaacataacaatatctataaattttttttattaaaatcaatCCTATCAACtagtcaaacaaaccaactaaaatGACCAATCATCATAttatatcatatcatcatatcatacattCTAATAAAGTTGAAGCAAAATTACAAATGTCGCGATAAGAGTAATTCTGACATTTGGATTAATTTATTGGAGTAGGTTGTTGACTAAGCAATTTAAAACAGCATGTAATCTTATATTAAATAAGGAAAtagaaataattttataattgatatattaaaatctaaaaataattgATACATTAAATAAGGAAATTATATAATTGATTtgcaataattttgtaattgatgcattaaaattcaacaataattttGTAATGTAATATTAATTTGCAATAAATGGTAAAAAAATTAGCACTGGATTTTTTGCAGATATAGTATTCAAAATTTACCTTGATTAAATTACATACAcagttatttgttaattaataataataaaccatttgaataagataataatgatacaaaatttcatcattaattaaaatttaaatagtttATATTAGTTTATACTATAAAAAATGTGCATGGCAGAGGTTCGTATACTAGTAAAAACTAGTATTTGTCCGACAATGCCATAATTATTATACGTTTTTTctagttaaattaatttaaaactgttatgaatggtagtatactaatgtgattataaatgatactatactaatgtgtgacttgagtgcacattaaagggttgaattcatgtgtgtgactcttgagttgtggaatccaaaagggtgtaataaggtgaagagtattcatgggaattattggtgttaatgaagattaaggtgaagagtctcatgtgtgtgactcttgagataatgccttttcaagttcttagagttatttcatagtattcattaccctaaattaactatgtatttatgtgagccattcatcttcaagtacctagcactataaatagggctctcatacccacacttcaagtatgaaaaacacatcaaacacaacccttaagccaaacacatagcctattgttgttatctctatctcaattgtaattcttcatattgaagtgttgtttgtattcatttgatataatataaacataaactacacaccacggaggacgtagccatcattgcgtgaacctccttaaatctttgtgtccttgtttgttactttgtcaaacttaattttgctcattgttgtttgttcttaacatcgtaagtatttggcgatcgttttcaattggtatcagagccaaggttattttgcggtgttttaagaaattattacttgaaaatcatgactacaatgaagctcgatattgagaagtttgataggaatgtaaactttggcttatggcaagtcaaaatgagagccattttgattcaaaatggtatgcacaaggcgattgatggtgtagagaagatgccggaaggaatgtccgcatcgagatgggaagagatagacacaaaggcgttatcggcaatccaattatgcttatccaatgaagttctaagagaggttgttaaagaaacaacaaccaagagtatatgggagaaattggaatcactctacatggccaagagtgttaccaataggctacttttgaagagtagactctacgacttacgcttggaggaaggtaaacttttaaaacctcacttggatgagttttgttccattgttatggatttacaaaacattgatgttaagcttgatgatgaagacttggcaatttatcttttatgttctttacccccttcttataaaaattttagagaaactctactttatggtagagataatttgagtagtgatgatgtgaagaatgccttgactcaaagggatctcattgatacacaattgtcacaaaagtcaccaagcaatgctagtgacggtttgtttgtaagagggaggtcacaagagaaaggttccactagtgggagtggaaacaagggtaaaggaaggtccaagtctgtaaggccaaacaaaaataagacttgtaactattgcaagcttaagggccacatcaagaaggattgttggaagcttaagagaaagctagaagaagaggcaagggaaggaactagcaatgccaatgctagttatgtgaatgatagtgatgatggcgatgttcttgttgccactcatgagtacaaaggtaataatgaatggattcttgattcggggtgcacattccacatgactcccaacaaaactttcttccatacatttgaaagtgttgatggggaaaatgttaccatgggaaacaacaccacatgtaaggttgttgggattgggagcattaaaattaaaatgtttgatgggattgtgaggaccttaaccgatgtaaggtatgtcccgggcttgaaaaagaatcttttatctttgggtactcttgataagatcgggtgtagaatcacttgtgaaggtggagttatgaaggtagccaagggttcactagtggtgatgaaggggaggttgaatgggagtttgtatgctcttcaaggttcaaccattcttggctcgacgaatgtatccacaagcacaatgtccgatcgtgacaccaaactttggcacttaaggcttggtcacatgagcgaaagaggtatgtttgaactctctaaacaaggtttatttaatgggaaaaattttgggaaccttggtttttgtgaacattgtgtttatgggaaacacaagagagttagttttaaaaccgccatccacaacactaaggggatattagattatgtccattccgacttgtgggggccttctcgaacgccctcccttagtggttgtagctacatgttgacctttattgatgattactctaggaaagtttggtgttattttataaaacataaatatgaagtttttgatgtcttcttggaatggaagaagatgattgaaaagaaagccggtaggagcatcaagaccttgagaaccgacaatggtcttgaatttgttgatagcaagtttctcaattattgttctaatgaaggtattgttagacatagaacttgtgcaggtcgtcctcaacaaaatggtgttgcggagaggatgaataaaacgttattggaaagggcaagatgcatgctaaatcaagcaaatttgaggaaacaattttgggccgaagcggtggctacggcatgttatttgatcaaccgttcacctcataccgccttgaagttcaagtctccacaagaggtatggtacaacactccggtaaactattctagtcttagaatctttggttgtccagcttatattcatgtaaatgatggtaagttagaacctagggctagaaaaggtatctttgtggggtatggagtgggtgtaaag
Coding sequences:
- the LOC130817408 gene encoding transcription factor bHLH122-like; this translates as MDSDFQQHQYQHHFQDFPHQKQQSTGLTRFRSAPSSYFSSFLDGSSDSITSTDQRRDFSNATPLSPETETIFARFMSSIGAENTNSSQKLCNIPENSAVQTDFTVKIKQESDITQQPMMYHSQSKPPLANQRNSGVKSSMGIQSIPQMKTGFGGGVNTNNSPSLARFNSSPAGFFSNLNIEGFGVMGGTGNYGGSTQMNFSSGLPSSTSELLNQNPDVGSERIFSNSSNNDRNYPFPMNSWDDTTVSENFEDNKPLFSELNSSENQSGEAKNCPPVLTHHLSLPKTLPDLSNIENFLQNQDIVTCRIRAKRGCATHPRSIAERVRRTRISERMRKLQDLVPNMDKQTNTADMLDLAVEYIKDLQKQVETMINDRAKCVCQKEKT